One part of the Arachidicoccus terrestris genome encodes these proteins:
- a CDS encoding alpha-hydroxy acid oxidase, with translation MDTRYNTNYPSVDYLRKKAKKKIPGFAFDYLDGACNEEINLDKNTAELREVELLPYYLSGNKVPDMKTELFGHVYDAPFGIAPVGLQGLVWPGAPEILAKAAFEQNIPFILSTVTTSSIERVAEITEGKAWFQLYHPQEDELRDKILKRAGEHCPVLVILSDVPAFGYRSKEIKNGLSMPPRMTLHNVLQIMGRPHWALRTLLYGTPKFQTLLPYIPKGMNMHHLGLFMNKTFNGKLNLDKVAALRDKWKGKLVIKGVVTEEDTEKVVKLGLDGIIVSNHGGRQLDAAESSVHSLQRVLQYKDKIKVMLDSGLRSGPDIARAMAAGADFTFMGRSFMYGVGALGAEGGTHTINILKNQLRQVMLQVGCETPLDFPGFLVK, from the coding sequence ATGGATACTCGATACAATACCAATTACCCGTCTGTAGATTATCTCAGAAAAAAAGCAAAAAAGAAGATACCTGGATTTGCTTTTGATTATCTGGACGGAGCCTGTAACGAAGAAATCAACCTTGACAAGAATACGGCTGAGTTGAGGGAGGTTGAGTTACTTCCGTATTATCTGTCCGGAAATAAAGTGCCGGATATGAAAACGGAACTGTTTGGTCACGTTTATGATGCACCCTTCGGCATCGCACCGGTAGGTTTACAGGGATTGGTTTGGCCTGGCGCACCAGAGATTCTGGCTAAAGCGGCTTTTGAGCAAAACATTCCTTTTATCCTGAGTACGGTTACCACCAGTTCCATTGAACGGGTCGCGGAAATTACAGAAGGGAAAGCATGGTTCCAGTTGTATCACCCGCAGGAAGATGAACTTAGAGATAAAATATTAAAACGGGCGGGTGAGCATTGCCCGGTATTGGTAATTTTGAGCGATGTGCCTGCATTTGGTTACAGATCTAAAGAAATAAAGAACGGGTTATCTATGCCCCCGAGAATGACACTGCATAATGTTCTACAGATCATGGGCAGACCGCATTGGGCGCTCCGTACGTTGTTATATGGAACCCCAAAATTCCAAACCTTGCTGCCTTATATCCCTAAAGGGATGAACATGCACCATCTCGGCCTTTTTATGAACAAGACTTTCAACGGCAAGCTCAACCTGGATAAGGTGGCTGCACTCAGAGATAAATGGAAGGGTAAACTGGTCATTAAAGGCGTTGTAACGGAAGAAGATACAGAAAAGGTGGTAAAACTTGGTTTAGATGGCATTATCGTTTCCAATCATGGCGGAAGACAGCTGGATGCTGCAGAGTCATCTGTACACTCTTTGCAAAGAGTGCTGCAGTATAAAGATAAAATAAAAGTGATGCTGGATAGTGGCCTGCGTTCCGGTCCGGATATTGCCCGGGCAATGGCTGCGGGTGCCGACTTTACTTTTATGGGGCGCTCATTTATGTATGGTGTAGGCGCTTTGGGCGCTGAAGGCGGAACGCATACCATTAACATCCTGAAAAACCAGTTGCGACAAGTGATGCTTCAGGTAGGGTGTGAGACACCTCTTGACTTCCCGGGCTTTCTGGTGAAGTAG
- a CDS encoding RagB/SusD family nutrient uptake outer membrane protein yields the protein MKKILSNKKLLFFGVMILMMASCKKELNVPPSDLLGSEGFYQTPAQCEQGIIGIYGNLRNLSSDEYLYMSEARSDNAWVTPISNGLREYVEIATFRAGNDISTFNNIWNEWYRVIFNANGALARIPDCDFGTNELLKKQLLGEAHFLRGWAYFELARLFGNVPLIDKQMLPAEVNTVPQSSASDIINKIAIPDLKSAIDQLPVADQMVDNTGKTIAKSGRADKIAAQAMLGRVYMTLAGFPFNDNSAVSEAETQLKAVIDYSNANGNKYWAPDSTEWRKQFMPTGDYYNKYSIFAIQYRTGGSGNPAIFNFSPALPPTYTDQRIFGNSIFVEKTLMYQFDRVYGTGASAHHDARGLGYSVLTGFDAEKNFPAYTQTTDTLHLPDGSVVDELTSSMFYKFMPSKRKIAALGMSLDAEAEMKDHDDWGVNLPIIRLEDVMLMYAEILSKANPAGAMAIVNKIRQRAGCSVETASSSAQALQYVKEERRIELMGEGVRWFDLVRWNEWKSATIEKFNRYNNPDGTDIANVRDGRYLYPIPLSQMQVKPGLYTQNTGY from the coding sequence ATGAAAAAGATATTAAGTAATAAGAAACTTTTATTTTTTGGGGTCATGATCCTGATGATGGCCTCTTGCAAAAAGGAACTGAATGTTCCACCTTCCGATCTGCTAGGGTCAGAAGGGTTCTATCAAACGCCCGCACAATGTGAACAGGGGATAATCGGGATCTATGGCAATCTGAGAAACCTCTCTAGCGATGAATATTTATATATGTCAGAAGCCCGTTCTGATAACGCCTGGGTGACACCCATCAGTAATGGCCTTCGTGAGTATGTAGAAATCGCAACTTTCAGGGCAGGAAATGACATTTCAACCTTTAATAATATTTGGAATGAATGGTATAGGGTGATTTTTAATGCCAACGGCGCCCTTGCAAGGATTCCGGACTGTGATTTTGGAACCAACGAACTGCTGAAAAAGCAGTTATTGGGCGAGGCTCATTTTTTAAGAGGCTGGGCTTATTTTGAATTGGCCCGTCTGTTTGGTAACGTCCCGCTGATCGATAAGCAAATGCTTCCGGCTGAAGTCAATACCGTACCGCAGTCCAGCGCATCAGATATCATCAATAAAATTGCTATACCGGATTTAAAATCTGCCATCGACCAGTTGCCGGTGGCAGATCAAATGGTGGACAACACCGGTAAAACCATTGCGAAGTCCGGCAGGGCAGACAAAATTGCAGCCCAGGCGATGCTGGGAAGAGTTTATATGACGCTGGCAGGGTTTCCCTTTAATGATAATTCTGCCGTATCAGAAGCGGAGACACAACTGAAGGCGGTGATTGATTATTCCAATGCCAATGGCAATAAATATTGGGCACCCGATAGTACGGAGTGGCGTAAGCAGTTTATGCCGACCGGCGACTATTATAATAAGTATTCCATTTTTGCGATCCAGTATCGCACCGGTGGTTCCGGTAATCCGGCTATATTCAATTTCAGCCCGGCGCTTCCACCGACTTATACCGATCAGCGTATTTTTGGGAATTCTATTTTTGTGGAAAAGACACTGATGTATCAGTTTGACAGAGTGTATGGAACCGGTGCCAGTGCACATCATGATGCAAGAGGACTGGGCTATTCTGTGCTGACAGGATTTGATGCGGAAAAGAATTTTCCGGCCTATACGCAGACGACCGACACCTTGCATCTTCCTGACGGCTCAGTTGTAGATGAACTTACCAGTTCTATGTTCTATAAATTTATGCCGTCCAAAAGAAAAATCGCTGCGCTGGGTATGTCACTCGATGCAGAGGCCGAAATGAAAGACCACGATGACTGGGGCGTTAACCTGCCGATCATCCGGCTGGAGGATGTAATGTTGATGTACGCAGAAATTCTTTCAAAAGCGAATCCGGCAGGCGCAATGGCCATTGTCAATAAGATTCGGCAGCGTGCAGGTTGCAGCGTCGAAACAGCCAGTTCGTCTGCGCAGGCACTGCAATATGTCAAAGAAGAGCGTCGTATAGAGCTGATGGGAGAGGGTGTCCGGTGGTTTGACCTGGTGCGCTGGAACG
- a CDS encoding SusC/RagA family TonB-linked outer membrane protein — protein MKKKILLLQGLFVLAMTLFFLSPAKLLAQEVQTIDVKGTVVDESGQPLSGATIQLKGKQVFKIADSNGAFDIQAPSAATLIVTSIGYVKQEVAVTGPTIKVVMHPEAVNADSVVVIGYGSVKRTDLTGAVASMDAKDIKDRPLARAETALQGKLAGVTVRTTTGEPGADMQIRVRGAASVNASSDPLYVVDGVPIQTLAGLNPDDIASIEVLKDAASAAIYGSRGSNGVVLVTTKRGKSGKPRIAYSQTYGVQSLEKKMDILSAREWMEFKMKTNDAMYLRDAATKGITDASIKDDNATRLANLGIAEGSTTSYQYVLDDRWFNYLSDALRSTHSYDPNAGSLALLDWQDEFFRHAPVQDYNVNVSGGSDNTKYMFSGGYMKQDGIATGTDYDRFTFRMNVESRINKVLTAGMTLAPTFIRRDGSGRANGKDAEVHHVLTSTPVSEPEVGYMTNVEPNEKYPWAGSTSSPSYVLGTNIRHDEYLRIMGSAFLRATPLDGLKIELSASTNYYDLEGSTYSFTSTSSKWAQGVGSQSSGAHNTARTWSTLLQALANYDHSFGKSSISAMLGVSSERSNAGFSTNQSFNKPFPNDEIPYSFDGGTLTVGTSRVLQATPDKLNSAFGRVSYNYDSRYLLSASLRYDGGSVFGQDNKWGAFPAASAGWVISNENFFKNWNQSWWNNFKLRGSFGVTGNNSISSTAAYASLAALNYGGAVGYSANSLGNPDLGWEKTNSTDLAADLGFLNNRLQLSLDWYTKTTKDLLYQVPTLAASGFTTTFENLGSIRNHGFEIELKSANTTGELKWNTALNVAFNKNKVLSLGLDNTPVYSGFGSGNPSNILEVGRPINTFYMYDAIGVWMNQKEIDDYSAAHGGTPVTFEGKTIHPGDIRYKDVNNDGAFTKEDDRDYLGGPVPTVVYGMTNNFTYKNFDLSILLTAQTGGKIFGVLGRAFDRPSMGASSNVIGKWRNAWWSEEDPGDGKTPYILSSTTGTTLDSRWLYSSNYLRVKNVTLGYTIPFRTKAISNARVFLSVENLLRWDSYEEDYSPEAANTAPSSSPGGQSAVGLDYGGYPIPRIVTMGINITF, from the coding sequence ATGAAAAAGAAAATCCTTCTATTACAAGGGTTGTTCGTACTGGCAATGACCTTGTTTTTTCTGAGTCCCGCGAAATTGCTGGCACAGGAAGTTCAGACAATTGATGTAAAAGGTACGGTCGTAGATGAGAGTGGCCAGCCACTGTCCGGCGCTACGATTCAGTTAAAAGGTAAACAAGTATTTAAAATCGCAGATTCCAATGGTGCATTTGACATCCAGGCTCCAAGTGCAGCCACGTTGATCGTGACTAGCATAGGATATGTAAAACAAGAAGTAGCTGTAACGGGGCCTACCATAAAGGTTGTCATGCATCCCGAAGCGGTGAATGCGGATTCCGTAGTGGTGATCGGTTATGGATCGGTCAAACGGACTGATCTGACGGGTGCGGTCGCGTCCATGGATGCCAAAGACATTAAAGACCGCCCTTTGGCGAGAGCCGAAACGGCCCTGCAGGGTAAGCTGGCTGGTGTGACCGTCAGAACAACCACTGGCGAACCGGGTGCTGATATGCAGATCCGGGTCCGTGGTGCGGCATCGGTGAACGCCAGTTCCGATCCCTTATACGTGGTTGATGGAGTACCCATTCAGACACTGGCCGGATTAAATCCTGACGACATTGCTTCAATTGAGGTATTAAAAGATGCAGCCTCGGCTGCTATCTATGGTTCCCGCGGTTCGAACGGTGTCGTACTTGTCACCACCAAACGCGGGAAAAGTGGTAAACCCAGAATCGCCTACAGTCAAACCTATGGTGTGCAGTCTCTGGAAAAGAAAATGGATATACTGAGCGCACGGGAGTGGATGGAGTTTAAAATGAAGACCAATGACGCGATGTATCTGAGAGATGCAGCCACTAAAGGGATTACTGACGCTTCTATTAAGGATGACAATGCGACCAGGCTGGCCAATCTCGGGATTGCAGAAGGCAGTACCACTTCTTATCAATATGTACTTGACGACCGGTGGTTTAATTACCTAAGCGATGCATTGAGGTCGACACACAGCTATGACCCCAATGCAGGCAGTTTGGCGCTGTTGGACTGGCAGGATGAATTTTTCCGGCATGCACCCGTTCAGGACTATAACGTAAATGTCTCCGGCGGCTCTGACAATACCAAATATATGTTCTCCGGCGGCTATATGAAACAAGATGGTATTGCTACCGGGACCGATTATGACCGGTTTACCTTTAGGATGAATGTTGAGTCCAGGATTAATAAAGTATTGACAGCCGGCATGACCCTTGCCCCGACTTTTATCAGAAGGGACGGCTCGGGTCGCGCAAACGGAAAAGATGCTGAGGTTCATCACGTACTGACTTCAACACCGGTGTCTGAACCGGAAGTTGGCTATATGACCAATGTGGAGCCCAACGAGAAATATCCCTGGGCGGGAAGTACTTCGAGTCCTTCCTATGTGTTGGGTACCAATATCCGCCATGATGAATACTTGCGGATTATGGGTAGTGCCTTTTTAAGGGCCACACCACTTGACGGATTAAAGATCGAGTTGTCTGCTTCCACCAATTATTACGATCTGGAAGGATCAACGTATTCCTTTACCAGTACCAGCAGTAAATGGGCACAGGGAGTAGGTTCTCAGTCATCGGGAGCGCATAATACGGCAAGAACCTGGTCTACTTTGCTTCAGGCCCTGGCTAATTACGATCATTCCTTTGGAAAATCTTCTATCAGCGCCATGCTTGGGGTTTCTTCTGAACGGAGCAATGCCGGATTTTCTACCAACCAGTCGTTTAATAAGCCATTCCCTAATGACGAGATACCCTATTCATTCGATGGCGGTACTTTGACGGTAGGTACATCCAGAGTTTTGCAGGCAACGCCCGATAAGCTGAACTCAGCCTTTGGACGTGTCTCTTACAATTACGACAGCCGGTATTTATTGTCCGCCAGTTTGCGTTATGATGGGGGCTCCGTCTTTGGACAAGATAATAAATGGGGTGCGTTTCCTGCCGCATCCGCCGGTTGGGTGATCTCTAATGAAAATTTCTTCAAAAACTGGAATCAGTCTTGGTGGAACAACTTTAAATTAAGAGGTAGCTTCGGTGTGACGGGTAATAACTCCATTAGTTCTACTGCGGCTTACGCCTCTCTGGCGGCGCTCAACTATGGCGGAGCCGTCGGCTACAGTGCCAATTCACTGGGCAATCCTGATCTGGGCTGGGAAAAAACAAACAGTACCGACCTGGCGGCCGACCTGGGTTTTTTGAATAACAGATTGCAGTTATCACTGGACTGGTATACCAAGACCACGAAAGACCTGCTCTATCAGGTACCTACGCTGGCTGCTTCGGGTTTTACAACCACCTTTGAAAATTTAGGCTCCATTCGCAATCACGGTTTTGAAATCGAGTTGAAGTCAGCGAATACAACCGGCGAACTGAAATGGAATACGGCATTGAACGTTGCTTTTAATAAAAACAAAGTATTGTCCCTGGGGCTTGACAACACACCGGTATACTCCGGATTTGGCAGCGGTAATCCTTCAAATATCCTGGAAGTGGGCCGTCCGATCAATACGTTTTATATGTATGATGCCATTGGCGTTTGGATGAATCAAAAGGAGATCGATGATTATAGTGCGGCGCATGGCGGAACTCCTGTTACTTTTGAAGGCAAGACCATCCACCCGGGCGACATCCGCTATAAGGACGTCAATAACGATGGTGCATTTACTAAAGAAGACGACAGGGATTATCTGGGGGGGCCGGTTCCAACCGTTGTCTACGGTATGACCAATAACTTCACGTATAAGAACTTTGATCTGTCTATACTGCTGACGGCGCAGACCGGTGGAAAGATCTTTGGGGTTTTGGGTAGAGCGTTTGACAGGCCCAGTATGGGGGCTTCGTCTAACGTGATCGGTAAATGGCGCAATGCCTGGTGGTCTGAAGAGGATCCGGGCGATGGGAAAACGCCCTATATCTTAAGTAGCACGACTGGCACGACTTTAGACTCCAGATGGCTGTATTCTTCCAATTATCTGAGAGTGAAGAACGTAACACTGGGCTATACGATTCCGTTCAGAACCAAGGCTATCTCGAATGCCAGGGTGTTTCTGTCCGTTGAGAACTTGCTCAGATGGGACAGTTATGAAGAAGATTACTCACCCGAAGCCGCTAATACGGCGCCGAGTTCCTCTCCCGGCGGACAGAGCGCCGTTGGACTGGATTACGGAGGTTATCCGATTCCAAGAATCGTTACCATGGGGATAAACATTACGTTCTAA